In Papaver somniferum cultivar HN1 chromosome 1, ASM357369v1, whole genome shotgun sequence, a genomic segment contains:
- the LOC113290644 gene encoding uncharacterized protein LOC113290644 isoform X1 produces MISCIGENLALLSDERCEFYSLVLDCLTLLFTSSHGRVFIANMDTWSLTVGSLLDVLHKVYLVKVCNDNEGILLIRLSCLIFDRYTNFLMAHPKKVFRKFLDKLLEPLLSFLVMMSQIDGCNSTLTKELLKTVEDVLSYGLFHPDHVNEFLSLPTTERGIEFGDGKRKESKMRNVSYGIRLFEKLENIISEKRISSLGSVGELFRLFVFRVKKEKGVPVLSDGIQITTTTGILGQPGNVTASSKSNFSVGHGHAVTKITHSRLDMETGKSVFNIFLWFIIPLKREIETYNKTNMEEGLLLLDAARCTLEATNRIIASFMQEKVYLRTEDTSDGERLIFLKGLYLTVISFSQRIHMWLPGLTNESPANGVSLVAKEIIVSLGYLLEIEYEVAGEDLVRLWEIILSYLVIDLPVTGSPKTSSLASQVLHFGCQLININSELRQVCDSLFALCKAVRSLAISNCEECVKSVTTLLCFQESRVAVCKAIKNIPEGKATECIERLKKDVSESLDWMMISSSKGKKCREENVDMQAELLGRALPEVYTLLLDNLAVTTGNSKSVRHSIQDLVIVLGPFLSILVGKEHSNVSGFLLSVTGQRYLSEEKITRSSASWISLFFFRIYASCRSLNKQLISLMPPDSSEQASNAMGDFLTACAGENCMESTDLRDHGYISWIIRPSDPLLIIIQSIEDFCGQDTIESCAPLVYVMHTMAYQRLTDLSRQIKAFRFIQKEQNNTMSMSDAVSHLLCEEIKILRKEAKDLTFYLMEKIELMVV; encoded by the exons ATGATTTCTTGCATTGGAGAAAATTTAGCCCTTCTCAGTGATGAAAGGTGTGAATTTTACAGTCTTGTTTTGGATTGTCTTACGTTGCTATTCACTTCTTCTCATGGAAGGGTGTTTATTGCTAATATGGATACATGGTCCTTGACGGTTGGTTCACTGCTGGATGTTCTTCACAAGGTTTACCTGGTTAAAGTATGTAATGACAATGAGGGCATCCTGTTAATTCGCTTATCATGCTTGATATTCGACCGTTATACAAATTTTTTGATGGCTCATCCGAAGAAAGTTTTTCGTAAGTTTTTAGATAAACTTCTAGAACCATTGTTGAGTTTCTTAGTAATGATGAGTCAAATTGATGGTTGTAATTCCACATTGACAAAAGAGTTGTTGAAGACAGTGGAAGACGTTTTGTCGTATGGATTATTCCATCCTGACCATGTCAATGAGTTTCTAAGTTTACCAACTACAGAGAGGGGTATTGAGTTCGGtgatggaaaaagaaaagaatctaAAATGAGGAATGTAAGCTATGGCATACGACTTTTTGAGAAGTTGGAAAACATAATATCTGAGAAGAGAATTTCTTCATTGGGGAGCGTGGGAGAGTTGTTTCGCTTGTTTGTTTTCAGAGTAAAGAAGGAAAAGGGAGTTCCTGTGCTGTCTGATGGAATCCAGATTACTACGACAACTGGGATTTTAGGACAACCGGGAAATGTTACTGCAAGTTCCAAGTCCAACTTTTCTGTTGGACATGGTCACGCAGTCACTAAAATTACTCATTCTAGGCTTGACATGGAAACTGGTAAATCTGTGTTTAATATCTTTTTATGGTTTATAATTCCTTTGAAGCGGGAGATTGAAACATATAATAAAACCAACATGGAAGAGGGACTTTTGTTGTTGGATGCTGCTCGTTGCACCCTTGAAGCTACCAATAGGATAATTGCCAGTTTTATGCAGGAAAAAGTATATCTAAGAACGGAAGATACTTCTGATGGAGAGCGTCTTATTTTCTTGAAGGGGTTGTATCTGACAGTTATCTCATTTTCACAGAGGATACATATGTGGTTACCTGGTTTGACTAATGAATCCCCTGCAAATGGTGTATCTTTAGTAGCAAAAGAGATTATAGTTTCTCTTGGATATTTGCTGGAAATTGAATATGAGGTTGCTGGAGAAGATTTGGTAAGATTGTGGGAAATCATTTTGTCGTATTTAGTAATTGATCTACCTGTAACAGGATCACCAAAAACCAGCTCCTTGGCTTCACAAGTTTTGCACTTCGGATGCCAGTTAATTAACATAAACAGTGAGCTTCGCCAG GTTTGTGACTCTCTATTTGCACTGTGTAAAGCTGTAAGGTCACTTGCGATTTCAAACTGTGAAGAATGTGTGAAATCAGTGACAACGCTGTTATGCTTTCAAGAGTCTAGGGTTGCCGTTTGTAAAGCTATCAAAAACATACCTGAAGGGAAGGCAACTGAATGCATCGAACGATTGAAAAAGGATGTCTCTGAATCTTTAGACTGGATGATGATCAGCAGTTCAAAGGGAAAAAAGTGCCGCGAGGAAAACGTAGACATGCAAGCTGAGCTTCTAGGAAGGGCACTACCTGAAGTGTATACACTGCTATTAGATAATTTAGCTGTCACAACAGGGAACAGTAAATCTGTTAGGCACTCAATACAGGACCTGGTGATTGTCCTAGGTCCATTCCTAAGTATTCTTGTTGGAAAAGAACATTCAAATGTCAGCGGGTTCCTTTTATCTGTAACGGGACAAAGATATTTAAGCGAGGAAAAGATAACCAGATCAAGTGCCTCATGGATTTCATTGTTCTTCTTTCGCATATATGCTTCCTGCAGAAGCTTAAACAAGCAATTGATAAGCCTCATGCCTCCTGATTCATCTGAGCAGGCATCAAATGCAATGGGAGACTTTTTGACAGCATGTGCTGGAGAAAATTGCATGGAAAGCACTGATTTGAGAGATCATGGTTATATTTCTTGGATAATTAGACCCTCAGACCCTCTCTTGATCATTATACAATCTATAGAAGATTTTTGTGGTCAGGACACTATTGAGAGTTGTGCACCCTTGGTTTATGTGATGCATACCATGGCTTACCAAAGACTTACTGATCTTAGCCGACAAATAAAAGCTTTCAGATTCATACAAAAGGAGCAGAATAACACAATGTCGATGAGTGATGCTGTCTCACATCTGCTTTGTGaggaaattaaaattttaagGAAAGAAGCTAAGGATCTTACTTTTTATCTTATGGAAAAGATCGAGCTGATGGTTGTATAA